AAACTCGACGCCAATATGACGTCCCGCGCTCATTGCAATATCACTACCTAAAAAAATAACCCACGCAAACAATATTTTACTCAAATCTCCCATCCAAGCTTGCGGCGCTCCTACGAGACGTAGAAGCGCAGCAAAGAAGACTAGGAAAACAATCAGAAATAGAGATAGGTAGGCTATATTTCCTTCCCATTTCATCATTTTATGGTGAATCATAGCTAAGAACTCCATTAATCCTAATCCTCTTTATAGCGAGATAAATTTACTTCAATGCGTCTTGAAGTTCTTTATGTTCTTTTTCGTATCCTAACTTTTTGAAAACAGTTTGGGCACGAGCTATAAAAGGTGTTTTATCAACAGGAATGAACTTAACGTTGTAATCATCTTCCATAATTCGCTTATATTCAGCGATATTTTTATTCGTTACATCAGAGGCATAAGCGCCGGCTTTGTAAGATTCTTCGAGGAGGATTTTTTGATATTCTTTTGGTAGGGCGCTGAACCATTCTTCACTTGCGACTAATGCCGTCATCAACTGAAAGTGTTCTGTTTCAGCCACATACTTAATCGTTTCCTGCAAACTTGCAGCAATAGTCGCGGGTAATTGGGCTTCAAAACCATCAACAACACCTTGCTGCATAGCAGGGTACGTTTCGGCCCAAGGCAAAGCGGTTGGAGTGGCACCCAATGCGCTAATAGATTCAGACCAAACAGCAGACCCAGGAGTGCGAATCAACATGCCGTTAAGATCTTCTGGTTTATTGACGGGTTTATTCGTCATAAAGCTACGACTGCCTTGGAACCAGTTGAAGGAAAGAACATGTAGACCTTCTTTTTCTAGTTTCTTTTCCCAAGATTTGAATAAATCGGTTTCAACAATGTCTTTCATCTGATTGTAATCTTTCGCCGCGTAAGCGACTCCAATCACACCAATTTCTTTTGAGAAAACACTCAAACGACCACTGTCTGTAATGGCGGCCACATTTTGACCAAACATCGCCATTTCCTGAACACCTTCAACAGAACCAAGCTGGCCGCTTGGGTATATATCAATTTTCAAATGTCCATCGGTACGCTTCTCAACATTTTCTTTTAAATACTGAGCGCCAGCAAACATGGGATCTTTTTCGCCAACCGACATAGACACTTTTAATGTGTAATCATTGGCCATGGCTGCCATAGGCATGGCTGCGATAAGGAAGGGAATTAGCATTTTTGTTTTAATATTCATATTTTTACCTTTTTTATTTTTTTAGGGTTAAATATTTCTATGTTGCTATTTCATTTATTACATTGCTTATGTGTTGGTACATTACTTCACGTGCTTTTTCGGAATCTCCTTTTTTTATTTGATTAAATATCGCCTTATGATCATTCACCCATTGGCCTCTGGCTGCGGGTTCATTGGCTAATTCATCCATCCTCATCCACATATCGCCTTCCATGTGTAATGAACTTAATTCTGTATAAAACTTAATCAGTAGTGGGTTGTTACAAGCACTACTAATTGCTTTATGGAACTTTCTATCTGCATCGACAGACGTTTGTTGTCTTAACGTCTCTTCGGAAAAATGCACCGAAGACTCCATCATTTGAATACATTGCGAGAGTTCAGCAATCAACTCTGGTGTATTGTTTTCTGCAGCTCTACCGGCTAACTCAGGTTCGATGAGTAAGCGAGCCTCGAGTATTTCAAAGGGTGTTACTTCTGGTGCAACGCCAATACCCATTTTAGGGGTACTACGGATAACAAAGATGCCTGAACCTTTACGAATATCTGCGATCCCTACCATTTCCAGATACACCATGGCCTCTCGGACAACCGTTCTACTCACTCCAAGTTGTTCTGCCAATTTTCGTTCAGGAGGAATGCAATCTCCCAGTTCATATTGTTTATTTTTTATTTGCTCAATAATTTCATTTGCAATTTTTATGTACAGTCGCTTCGTTACACCGCTCATCATTGTTACCTAGGGTCAATTAAATTTAAGTTGACCAAGTATAGCACTTTGACCTGAACTCTGAAGACAAGATAACAGATCAATTTTAAAAGTAAATAGTGCAATTATATTAAATTGTACAGACCAATTTTATTGATAAGCTAATCTGAGAACCTGACAAGAGGTTTTTTCAAGGGGGGGCTTGGTCTATATGGGCTACGAGATGTGAATAGGTGGTTTAAATGTAAGAGGTCACGACTATGTCTATTTTAAACTATGAATAGGTAGGAAATTATTTTTCACTTGGAGCTCAGTGTTATGGTTCGCTGATGAGGTGTATGGCCTTTATTTAACCTACTTGTTCCCAGTTTTTAACAAAATCCACCATAGCTCTTAACTTAGGCGGCATATTTTCTCGGTTAGAATAAAAGAAGTAAAACCAGAAAAGCTTGGTAGAAACTCTTCAAGTAATGGCACAAGTGCTCCTGTTTTAATATAGGGAAGGAAGGTTTCTTCTGTTGCCACCGACTGCAAGTGCAACGCGTAACATCAGACGAAAATCGTTGGTTGTAATTTGAGGCTCTACCGAAACATCAAAATCTTTTCCATTGTTACTAAATTCCCAATAATAGGGGCTGTTGTTGAATTTTGGGCGCCAGCCAATACAGCGATGATGGATTAAGTCTTTGGGGTGATTAGGCTTGCCGTATTTGGCAATGTAGTTGGGAGACGCAACCGCCATATCCCGTTGTAGCCCTGAAATAGGCAGGGCGATCATATCTTGTTCAATGTTATTGCCAAGACGCACGCCCGCGTCAAATCCTGCTCTCACAATATCAAACTCATCATCTGTTACCGTGATATCTAATTCAATCTCTGGGTATTCTTGAGAAAACGTAGTAATTAATTGTCCTGATAAAAAAGGTTCTGCAATAGAGGAAACTGCAATTTTCACTAACCCCCGCGGGGTTTTATAACTGGCGACATTTTCTAACGAGGCGTACATGTTTTCTATCTGTGGTCGCATAAGGCTAAAAAGATGCTCCCCGTTTTCTGTTAATTTTACGCTTCTTGTTGTTCGGTTGAATAAGGCGATGCCCAGCTGATCTTCAAGCTTTCGAATCATTTGGCTAACCGCCGAACGAGTTATGCCTAGTCTATCGGCTGCTGCTCTAAAGTTATGCTCTTCAGCAACGGCAATAAACACGGGCAGAATATTTAAATCAATTTTCATTGTCATCATTTACTTACCAATGCGTCAACAAATGGATGTCTAGTCCAAACAATATCGCCTTTTTATAATGGCAAAGCAAATTGAGACATACATGAGTATTTCTCAAGTGTTTTGATCAATATAAGAGGCAAACTATGACGAACTTAACCGCACTTTCATTATTATTTTCAGGTTTGAGCGCAGGCTTGGTTCAGGCATTAGATAATGCTTGTGATCAAACTGGAGCGCTTTCTCCTTTAGCGCTTCATAAACATTGGATTATGGACGGCTGGGAGAAACGAAAAGGGGGGCCCTGAGTTTATTTTTGCTAATAAGATGAACCACTATTACGACCTAAAAAGCCCAGCCGGTGTTTTTTATGACAATTTTGCTCCAGGTGAAAATTTATTATTTGATAATGCTGCAATATATGGCGCTAACTGGGAAGGCCTTCAGGCAGGTGCTGAATCTGTGACTCATGCTCTGACAGGCGGCCGCAGTGAGTTGATAGGGGCTCACGTTGCCTCCACTACTCTCGGTTTTGTGGGAACGATTACTAAAAAAGTAGGTGATGTAATTCCATTTGATGGGCGTTCTCAATTGGGCTGGCAATGCGATGCTGGGCAATGGAAAATTCGCCAAGAATTGAATTGTGCTTGGATGGTAACCGAGGAAGAGATTGCACACTATTATGACGCAATGATGGTGGGAAATTGATGACCGATAGTGACGCTGTAAACCAATACTTTTATATCGGCGTGTGGACTACGAAAGATAATGATATACGCCATGAACTTTTGCTAAATAATCGCTATGTAGAAGCCAGAGGAAACACCGAATCGGCCTATGAAGGTCGATATCGAATCACAGATGATTATATTGAGTATTGGGATGACACAGGTTTTACTGCTGATGGCACCTTTATAGATGGAGTGTTTTATCACGCCGGTATGATTTTGTATCGGCAGTAAAATAGTAGACACTGCTAATATGTGTTGTTTAAAAAAGAGCAATCGAGAAGATTGCTCTTTTTTAGTTTTAACCTATTTTAATGACATTACTATTTTTTCCGCCACTTTATTGGCGATGGCTAACGTAGCAGCAGTGGTATTTCCGCTGATAAGTGTTGGCATGACGGAAGCGTCAACCACTCTAAGTTTATCAATACCATGAACTTTTAGTGTTTGGTCTACAACGGCGAGTGCATCGTGGCCCATTTTACAGGTGCCAACGGGATGATAAATACTTTCCGCATGAGACCGAATGTAAGCGATTTTCTGTTCTCTGGTTTGGCAATACACACCCGGTTGCCATTCTGTTTTACTGTGATGTGCCAAAGCTGGTTGATCCATGATGTTTCTTGCGGCATCCAGTGCTCGGATCATGCCTTCCATGTCGTCTGCGTTGGTTAAATAGCCAGCGTCAATTTTTGGTGGATCACTAGCTTGGTTGGAATGCAAGCTGATAACACCGCGACTTTTGGGTCTGAGTAAACAAGCCCGAAGCGTAAAGCCGTAGTGTTTAAAAGTTGGCCAAAGGTTTAAGCCATGATCGGCTTCAACAGCCGGTAGAAAGTGCAATTGAACGTCTGGGCGTGTTTCATTGGGTTGTGTGGTGATGAAGCCGCCCGCTTCGGCCATGTTTGACGTCAGCATGCCTTGGCGTTTTCTATACTGCCATAGACTTTTTATTCCCGTGAGCAAAAAACTAGGATGAAATGAAATACTGGTGCGGCTTTTGTCGAGGTGAATAAGACTGATATCGAGATGATCTTGAAGGTTTTTCCCCACGCCAGCAAGATCGTGTTTCACGTCAATATTATGCTGTTCTAGTGTTTCTTTTGGGCCAATCCCAGACAACATAAGCAATTGAGGGCTGTGCAGCGCGCCAGCGCATAACAGTACTTCTCGTGTCGCGTTAATAAAATGAGACTTGCCGTTTACCTTATAGAGAACGCCTTCAGTACGTTTGTTTTGAACTTCGATACGTTCGACTTGGGCATGAGTGATAACCGTTAAATTTGATCTAGACTTCGCTTTGTCTAAAAATGCGCTTGCTGCGCTACAACGTTCACCGTTTTTTTGCATGACGTGATAAGGGCCTACGCCGTGTTGGTTTTTGCCATTAAAATCTTGATTGAATGGCGTTCCAGCTTCTTGTCCTGCTTGGATAAAAGCGTTCGACAGTGGGTTCATGTGGCGTAATGGTTCAACTGGCAGTTCGCCCTTAGCGCCATGCCACTCATTTTCACCCTGATAGAAGTTCTCTACGGCTTTGAAATGTGGCAGTAGCGCTTGGTAACCCCAACCGGTATTTCCTAATGCTTTCCAATGATCAAAGTCGTCGGCTTGCCCACGGGTGTAGCACATGGCATTGATGGACGTGCTGCCACCGAGGGTTTTTCCTCTTGGCCAGAAAAGGCGACGTTGGTTTAGCTCAGGTTGAGGTTCTGTTCGTAATGCCCAATTTAATGTTTTGCTTCGCATGAGTCCGATAATGCCCGCTGGTATGTGGATGAGCGGGTTTGTATCGGGAGGGCCAGCTTCGAGTAATGTGACGCTGTGATTGGCGTTGCGAGACAAGCGTTCGGCGAGTAAACAGCCCGCTGCACCGCCGCCAATAATGACGTAATCAGACATGACAGATAACCTATTGTTATTTTTATAATGGGTATTTTTATATGAAGTAACATCATCGCGTCAGTTAGCATTTGTGAGCAATACCAAAAACGCTCAATGTTATTGTCGTTTCCCTTTATGGTTTTTTCTTGGCTGTTTATAGTGGCATAGTTGATTCCAACATAAAAAAACCTCGATACCTTGGTATCGAGGTTTTGGATATGATCTGCTTGTGCTTAGTGTCATTTAGCTTTTTGCTGAGATGGCCTTATCGATAGAGAAAGAGCCTGCACCGCTAAAGACCAAAGAAACCGCGACAATCAACAGTGTTAGTGCGTATTCGTAGCCGTTATTTGCCATGAATAACCCATTAGAAATATGCACAGTAACGATGGCCATCAACATAGTGAATGCAATCACCGCAGACGCAGGACGAACAAGCAAACCGATGACTAAGGCTAAACCGCCAAAGAATTCTGCGCTGCCCGCCAATAGAGCCATCAAGTAGCCAGGTTCTAGACCAATAGACGCCATCCACTGACCAGTGCCTTCTAAACCGTAGCCGCCAAAAGCACCAAATAGTTTTTGTGCGCCATGGGCCATTAAAATGATACCGACTGGAATGCGCAAAATTGTACTGGCAAGGCCAGAGGTTGTATTAGTGATTTTTTGAATGAATGATTTCATGTTTATTTACCTTAATGTTTGAGGGTTTTGTTTAAGTTATAAGTACTATATATAAAAAACAGCGGATAAAGTAACGGAGTATTTTGAGGAGAATGTTCAAAAAAATTGAATGTTCATAAAAATGAGTCATTTTGAGGTTTTTTTTGCTTAGCGAGTCTATTTATTGGCGTTTAGCATAATGTTGAGATTAGATTATTGTTTTATCTAAAACCAGAAAATAAGTACGGTTTTGGTTTGGTTATAGGCAAAAAAGTAGCAGAGCTTCGTTCAGATATGATGATAACGTGTGGTTACATACGTCTTTTTATGATCAATAACAACAATAAGGTAAAACATGTCTAAAGCATTATTAGGAAAGATCGCCGTTGTAACGGGTGGCGCGTCAGGAATTGGCCTTGCGAGTGCTGAGTCAATGATAGCGGAAGGCGCACAAGTTGTTATTGTCGATCGAGATCAAGCCGCATTGCAGACATTGCAACGAAAGCATGGTGATGCCGTGATCACATTAGAAGTGGACTTGCTAGACCCAGAAAGTTGTCGTGCTCTCATTCCTCGTATTTTAGAGAAAACCAAAGTAATCGATATTTTTCACGCCAACGCGGGACTGTATGTTGGTGGGGATTTGGTGGATGCAGATAACGATGCCATCGATCGTATGCTGAACTTGAATATCAATGTCGTTATTAAAAACGTGCGAGATGTACTGCCGCATATGATTGAGCGTGGTGTGGGCGATATTTTGGTGACCAGCTCTTTGGCTGGACATTATCCTACGCCTTGGGAGCCGGTTTACGCGTCGTCCAAATGGGCTATGAATTGTTTTGTACAAACAGTGCGTCGCCAAGTCTGTCCACATGGTATTCGCGTCGGCTCCGTTTCACCCGGCCCTGTCATTACGACTTTGTTATCTGACTGGCCCGCGGAAAAACTTCAAGAAGCCAAGGATAAAGGCAGTTTAATGGAAGCCAGTGATGTGGCCGAAGCCTTGTTGTTTATGCTGACTCGCCCTCGTCATGTGACGATTCGTGACGTTGTGATATTGCCGTCGCAGTTTGATTTATAACCACTATTGTGTGGCGATTGAATGATTTAACGTTTTTTTAACCAATAAACATAACGTGCTTAACTGTTGATAAATACCCTGTTTATCAACAGTGTTTTCCTCTCTGTTATCTTCCAATGGCCAGCCGCAGTTTATACGAAAGCAGTCGTGATAAAAATCGTGTGTGCTAAAACAAGCGCCACTGCGAATGTCTATGTCCTGCTTCTGGGCGTCCTTTTCTAGCTGTACCGCATCCAAACCGGGGATTTGAACCCAAAGTACTATACCGCCTTGTGGTGTACTGATGTTTGCGTTGTCTGGTAAGTGCTCAATGAGAAACTGTTGGTAGCGGTGAATATGTTGAGTCAGTACGACACGTACTTTATTCACATGAGAACGGTATTCTCCAGTGTTGATAAATTCTGCCATACAAGATTGCATCAGCCCATTCACCCCAAAGCTGGTTAAGGCGTGTTGATTTAGGTAAGGCGCGAAATAACGTCCCGGAACACACCACCCAAGTCGTAGCCCTGCGGCTAAGGTTTTTGAAAAAGAGCCACACCAAATGACGTAACCGTTTTTATCCCAATATTTTGCGGGCAGGGTTGGTTGTTTCTGATGACCAAGCTCGAAATACACATCGTCTTCTATCATTGGCGTTTCGTATTGCGCGGCGAGTCTGGCTAAAGCTTGTTTTTGCTTAATGGGTAGCGTCATGCCTGTGGGGTTCATGTTGGAAGTGCTGAACAATGACGCTTTAATTAAACCTTGCTGCAGAATGGCTTCGAGGTGGTCTAAATCGAGGCCCTTGTCGCTAATGGGAATCTCAATCACTTTACGCGACAGCGCGCTGAGCAAGTCGAGTAAACCACTAAAACACGGAGAACTGATCGCTATGGTATCGCCTTCTTTAGTGAGGCTCTCAATGGCCAGTTTAACGGCGTCGATACAACCATTGGTAATGACAAAATCAGTGGCCGAAAAAGCAAGGTTGTTATAACGAAAATGTTCGGCCAGTGCGTTTCTAAGACCGCTATCGCCTTGAGTATCTGGGTATTGAAAAAGATGTTTCCCTGATCTTCTAGTGACGCGTTTTATGCAGCGCTGTAAGGCAATACTGGGTTGTAAATCTGGCGATATCATGGAGGTGCCAAGCGGGCTAAACAGTGCCGAGGCAGGGTTATATCCACTTGATGGTGCAAAACGTTTTGGGTCTCTTTGTTCTAATCCTTTTAGTGTTAAGTCATGAGCATTCAGCGTCGGGAAGGCGGTGTTGGTTATTTGATTTGCAACAAAATACCCTGACTGAGGTTGCGCATATATCCAGCCCATTTGTTGAAGATAGTCGTAGGTTTTAGTCGCTGTAGACAGGCTGACTTGATGTTGCTTTGCCATCGACCGTAGTGCAGGCAAGCGGGTTCCAACAGGCAGTTTTTGAGCTTGTATGTCTTCAATAAAATACTGAGCAAGCGTTTCGTATAGCGTCATCTTGTTCACTGCTTTTGTTTGTTTTTAAAAGTGGTTTTTTTAAATTGTACTCTATTTTTTATTAAAAATTGAATCTGCACTCTTTGGCTGTTTTTGCGGATACTTATGTGATTCAACATCACCGCTTGGCTAAGAGAGAAAATATGACATTACGAGACTTTGGATTGCTGTTTGCTTTGATGGCGTTATGGGGGCTGAATTTCAGTGTGATTAAACTGGGCGTGAGCACGGTTCATCCTTTGGTGCTCACTGCATTACGTTTTAGCGCAGCGGTGTTCCCTTTGATCTTTTTTATCAAAAAGCCCGATGTAGAATGGCGCTATTTGATGGCCTATGGCTTGTCTTTTGGTGTGGGTGTTTGGGGATTAACCACGTTATCCATTGGCGCGGGTGTATCGGCAGGGATGGCGTCGTTGTTATTGGATATGAGCGTGGTTAGTGGTTTGCTGGTGGGGTGGTTTTTTTTAAACGAAACTATTACTCGCAATAAATTGCTTGGTGCTGGATTGGCTTTGCTTGGGCTTGCTTTGATTATGTATGCCGAGGGCGGCTCGGTGACTGGTAAAGGTTTGGTGCTGGTATTAATTGCGTCGGTGTTTTGGAGTATTAATGGCTTGATTGTAAAACGCGCGAATACCAAAGCTATTTTTGCTTTTAATATCTGGGGAATGTTGTTTGCGCCTTTGCCTTTGTTGTTGCTTGCGGTTACTTTTGAAGGGACGCAAGTTGTCACTGAGTTGCCGAATCAATTTACCCAATGGACATTATTTTCTGCTTTATTCCAAGCTTACCCGACGACATTATTAGGTTACTGGTTTTGGAATAAAATGATAATGAAATACTCAGTTTCGAGTGTCGCACCGATGACATTACTGGTGCCGGTGTTTGGTATTTTTGGCGGCTATTGGTTTTATGATGAAGCCATTGGCGCGAGTCAAATAATTGCCGCGTTACTGATTTTATTAGGTTTGTTTGTGGGGCAAATGGCATTGCCGAAATTGAGTTTTTTTAAAAGACTGAGAGGTGATTCATGCAAGAAATCCAGTATGCTTTGATATTAATCGGCGCTTTTGTTGCAATGGCGAGCCCTGGACCTGCAACTTTGGCTATTGCGTCGTTTTCTATGAATCAAGGCCGAGTTCAAGGTTTGGCGTTAGCATCGGGCATACTGACAGGCTCTTTATTTTGGTCTTGTTCAGCCGCTTTTGGTTTAGGCGCTGTGCTTTTTGCTAATGTCTGGTTATTCGAAAGCCTACGTTATGTCGGCGCGGCCTATTTGTTATTTTTGGCTTACAAATCTTGTCGTTCAGCAATGGCGAATAAAACGGATGAGAACAAAATATTGGCTATAACGAAGACAAAACAGACGTCTTTGCGCTCTGCTTATTTTCGTGGTTTGGCCATCCACTTAACCAATCCTAAAGCGATTTTATTCCTAGGGTCTTTATTCGCTATGGGGATGCCGAGTTCAGTTTCCACACAAGGTTTGGTGTCTGTGATTGTCTTATTAACGATTCAAAGTGCCTGCATAAATTTGGGCTACGCTATGTTGTTTTCGAATCCAAGAATTCGCCAAGGCTATTTTAAAATGAAACGCGGCTTTGATGCTGCCTTCGCGCTGATGTTTGGCGCAGCGGGTATTAAAATACTGTTGAGTAAGCTGAATTAATACGTCAGCCTTTGCTATGATGGATTTTATTTTTTTGAGTGTTTTCTATGTACGACGCTTCTTTATGGCAGCCCAGTGCCGATATTTCAATCTTACAAAAACGAGCTCAGTTATTGAAAGCCATTCGCTCGTTTTTTGATGTGCAAAATGTGATGGAAGTTGATACGCAATGTTTGTCATTGGGCAGTATTACCGACCCTCATATCGAAGTATTGGCCAGTAAGACGCGTTCGCAAGGCCAAGACATAACCTATTATCTGCAAACCTCTCCAGAATACGCGATGAAGCGTTTGTTGTGCGCTGGTTCTGGGTCCATTTATCAATTGGGTAAAGTATTCCGAGCGGAAGAAATTGGTCGTCGTCATAGTATTGAATTTACTATGTTGGAATGGTATCGGGTTGGCTTTGATCATTGGCAGTTAATGGATGACATTCAAAGTCTGTTGGGTGTGTTATTGGATGACGATACGTTGACGTGTGAACGACTGAGCTACCAGGTGGTTTTTTTGCGTCACACTGGATTAGATCCTTTCAGTGCAACCCTGTTGTCG
This genomic stretch from Marinomonas primoryensis harbors:
- the epmA gene encoding EF-P lysine aminoacylase EpmA — protein: MYDASLWQPSADISILQKRAQLLKAIRSFFDVQNVMEVDTQCLSLGSITDPHIEVLASKTRSQGQDITYYLQTSPEYAMKRLLCAGSGSIYQLGKVFRAEEIGRRHSIEFTMLEWYRVGFDHWQLMDDIQSLLGVLLDDDTLTCERLSYQVVFLRHTGLDPFSATLLSLQECAHEHTEYGLQEEDRDTLLELVFSSVIEPAIGVNSPCFVHSYPASQAALAKIHLDEQGFQVAARFELYWQGMELANGYHELTDAKEQTQRFEQDKLTRADLGLADRRFDERLISALEHGLPECAGVALGVDRLLMLMCHKAHITEVLPFAHTRA
- a CDS encoding EamA family transporter, whose amino-acid sequence is MTLRDFGLLFALMALWGLNFSVIKLGVSTVHPLVLTALRFSAAVFPLIFFIKKPDVEWRYLMAYGLSFGVGVWGLTTLSIGAGVSAGMASLLLDMSVVSGLLVGWFFLNETITRNKLLGAGLALLGLALIMYAEGGSVTGKGLVLVLIASVFWSINGLIVKRANTKAIFAFNIWGMLFAPLPLLLLAVTFEGTQVVTELPNQFTQWTLFSALFQAYPTTLLGYWFWNKMIMKYSVSSVAPMTLLVPVFGIFGGYWFYDEAIGASQIIAALLILLGLFVGQMALPKLSFFKRLRGDSCKKSSML
- a CDS encoding SDR family oxidoreductase — protein: MSKALLGKIAVVTGGASGIGLASAESMIAEGAQVVIVDRDQAALQTLQRKHGDAVITLEVDLLDPESCRALIPRILEKTKVIDIFHANAGLYVGGDLVDADNDAIDRMLNLNINVVIKNVRDVLPHMIERGVGDILVTSSLAGHYPTPWEPVYASSKWAMNCFVQTVRRQVCPHGIRVGSVSPGPVITTLLSDWPAEKLQEAKDKGSLMEASDVAEALLFMLTRPRHVTIRDVVILPSQFDL
- a CDS encoding FadR/GntR family transcriptional regulator; this translates as MSGVTKRLYIKIANEIIEQIKNKQYELGDCIPPERKLAEQLGVSRTVVREAMVYLEMVGIADIRKGSGIFVIRSTPKMGIGVAPEVTPFEILEARLLIEPELAGRAAENNTPELIAELSQCIQMMESSVHFSEETLRQQTSVDADRKFHKAISSACNNPLLIKFYTELSSLHMEGDMWMRMDELANEPAARGQWVNDHKAIFNQIKKGDSEKAREVMYQHISNVINEIAT
- a CDS encoding GMC family oxidoreductase, with product MSDYVIIGGGAAGCLLAERLSRNANHSVTLLEAGPPDTNPLIHIPAGIIGLMRSKTLNWALRTEPQPELNQRRLFWPRGKTLGGSTSINAMCYTRGQADDFDHWKALGNTGWGYQALLPHFKAVENFYQGENEWHGAKGELPVEPLRHMNPLSNAFIQAGQEAGTPFNQDFNGKNQHGVGPYHVMQKNGERCSAASAFLDKAKSRSNLTVITHAQVERIEVQNKRTEGVLYKVNGKSHFINATREVLLCAGALHSPQLLMLSGIGPKETLEQHNIDVKHDLAGVGKNLQDHLDISLIHLDKSRTSISFHPSFLLTGIKSLWQYRKRQGMLTSNMAEAGGFITTQPNETRPDVQLHFLPAVEADHGLNLWPTFKHYGFTLRACLLRPKSRGVISLHSNQASDPPKIDAGYLTNADDMEGMIRALDAARNIMDQPALAHHSKTEWQPGVYCQTREQKIAYIRSHAESIYHPVGTCKMGHDALAVVDQTLKVHGIDKLRVVDASVMPTLISGNTTAATLAIANKVAEKIVMSLK
- a CDS encoding Atu4866 domain-containing protein; protein product: MTDSDAVNQYFYIGVWTTKDNDIRHELLLNNRYVEARGNTESAYEGRYRITDDYIEYWDDTGFTADGTFIDGVFYHAGMILYRQ
- a CDS encoding C4-dicarboxylate TRAP transporter substrate-binding protein, whose product is MNIKTKMLIPFLIAAMPMAAMANDYTLKVSMSVGEKDPMFAGAQYLKENVEKRTDGHLKIDIYPSGQLGSVEGVQEMAMFGQNVAAITDSGRLSVFSKEIGVIGVAYAAKDYNQMKDIVETDLFKSWEKKLEKEGLHVLSFNWFQGSRSFMTNKPVNKPEDLNGMLIRTPGSAVWSESISALGATPTALPWAETYPAMQQGVVDGFEAQLPATIAASLQETIKYVAETEHFQLMTALVASEEWFSALPKEYQKILLEESYKAGAYASDVTNKNIAEYKRIMEDDYNVKFIPVDKTPFIARAQTVFKKLGYEKEHKELQDALK
- a CDS encoding LysR family transcriptional regulator produces the protein MKIDLNILPVFIAVAEEHNFRAAADRLGITRSAVSQMIRKLEDQLGIALFNRTTRSVKLTENGEHLFSLMRPQIENMYASLENVASYKTPRGLVKIAVSSIAEPFLSGQLITTFSQEYPEIELDITVTDDEFDIVRAGFDAGVRLGNNIEQDMIALPISGLQRDMAVASPNYIAKYGKPNHPKDLIHHRCIGWRPKFNNSPYYWEFSNNGKDFDVSVEPQITTNDFRLMLRVALAVGGNRRNLPSLY
- a CDS encoding LysE family translocator, with protein sequence MQEIQYALILIGAFVAMASPGPATLAIASFSMNQGRVQGLALASGILTGSLFWSCSAAFGLGAVLFANVWLFESLRYVGAAYLLFLAYKSCRSAMANKTDENKILAITKTKQTSLRSAYFRGLAIHLTNPKAILFLGSLFAMGMPSSVSTQGLVSVIVLLTIQSACINLGYAMLFSNPRIRQGYFKMKRGFDAAFALMFGAAGIKILLSKLN
- a CDS encoding DoxX family protein; translation: MKSFIQKITNTTSGLASTILRIPVGIILMAHGAQKLFGAFGGYGLEGTGQWMASIGLEPGYLMALLAGSAEFFGGLALVIGLLVRPASAVIAFTMLMAIVTVHISNGLFMANNGYEYALTLLIVAVSLVFSGAGSFSIDKAISAKS
- a CDS encoding PLP-dependent aminotransferase family protein produces the protein MTLYETLAQYFIEDIQAQKLPVGTRLPALRSMAKQHQVSLSTATKTYDYLQQMGWIYAQPQSGYFVANQITNTAFPTLNAHDLTLKGLEQRDPKRFAPSSGYNPASALFSPLGTSMISPDLQPSIALQRCIKRVTRRSGKHLFQYPDTQGDSGLRNALAEHFRYNNLAFSATDFVITNGCIDAVKLAIESLTKEGDTIAISSPCFSGLLDLLSALSRKVIEIPISDKGLDLDHLEAILQQGLIKASLFSTSNMNPTGMTLPIKQKQALARLAAQYETPMIEDDVYFELGHQKQPTLPAKYWDKNGYVIWCGSFSKTLAAGLRLGWCVPGRYFAPYLNQHALTSFGVNGLMQSCMAEFINTGEYRSHVNKVRVVLTQHIHRYQQFLIEHLPDNANISTPQGGIVLWVQIPGLDAVQLEKDAQKQDIDIRSGACFSTHDFYHDCFRINCGWPLEDNREENTVDKQGIYQQLSTLCLLVKKTLNHSIATQ